Proteins from a single region of Candidatus Saccharibacteria bacterium:
- a CDS encoding divergent PAP2 family protein, translated as MEKILSPYILAIVCAWIIAQGAKYLLMVIKHRSFSHLRQLYLSGNMPSAHSAAVMALLSVIALREGVDTAIFGLAALFSAIVMYDAIMVRRSSGEQGKAIQELIKEQKSSVALPRAAKGHTPMEVTVGALLGLIIGVVVFLATR; from the coding sequence ATGGAGAAGATACTTTCACCCTACATTTTGGCGATAGTATGCGCTTGGATTATTGCGCAGGGTGCCAAGTATCTTCTTATGGTGATAAAACATCGCAGCTTTAGTCATCTTCGACAATTGTATCTTTCAGGTAATATGCCGAGCGCACATAGTGCGGCAGTCATGGCGCTATTGTCTGTTATTGCACTTCGAGAAGGGGTTGATACGGCCATCTTTGGCTTAGCTGCGCTGTTTTCAGCTATTGTTATGTATGATGCAATCATGGTTCGGCGTTCTTCGGGCGAGCAGGGCAAAGCTATTCAGGAGCTTATTAAAGAGCAGAAAAGTAGCGTTGCTTTGCCTCGTGCGGCAAAGGGACATACCCCTATGGAAGTGACCGTTGGAGCTCTTCTGGGACTCATTATCGGCGTAGTTGTGTTTTTAGCTACAAGATAA
- the gyrA gene encoding DNA gyrase subunit A, translating into MNDDKNTPIEGEIVDLPQTHSKTLEHRTVEDVMEDSFLRYSMSVIIDRALPDVRDGLKPVHRRILYTMGEQGLRPGGKFAKSARIAGEVMGKYHPHGDSSIYDSMVRLAQDWVMRYPLVNGQGNFGSMDGDPAAASRYTEARLGRAGNELLTDLDKETVDFRDNYDGSEQEPSVLPAKLPNLLLNGQVGIAVGMATNIPPHNLGELVDATIEMIDNPEATLDDLLKHVKGPDFPTGAIVYGGTPMKQAYQTGRGSVMVRAVTNIEETKKGRSQIIVTEMPYAVNKATLIEKIAELHKEKKIQIADLRDESARGKVRVVIELKKDAYPKKVLNQLFKLTALQTSFHYNMLALIDGIQPRVLGLQEILSEFVKHRQHVVRRRTEYELRKAKDRAHILEGYKIALDHIDEVIRIIRASKTSEIAEKSLIEAFKLSEIQAKSILAMQLRRLTGLEREAIENELAELLKLIAELEAILADEKEILNIIKAELLEMKEKYGDERRSQMINHELGKFSDEELIPEEESVILLTTENYIKRTLVSEYRRQNRGGKGKRGMTTKEEDIIDQLVPASTHDYLLFFTNKGRIFRLKAYEVPAASLQAKGVAAVNLLQLQPEEKITSIIRHAKDASDEGYLFMATSKGTVKKTPLKDYANIRTNGLIAIKLDDGDELRWIKKTTGENDVIVSTSAGQAVRFNETDARPMGRAARGVRGVRLRPNDWVVGMDIVDDDAHSLLVISQNGYGKITKIANFPSHKRGGVGIKAAVVTAKTGPIISVRTIDPEASEVLMISNNGQTIRVGLKDIPTLGRTTQGVRVMRLSEGDAVSSLGLMPEQQVVEEDEA; encoded by the coding sequence ATGAATGATGACAAAAATACACCAATTGAAGGTGAAATTGTAGATTTGCCTCAAACCCACTCTAAGACGCTAGAGCATCGAACCGTTGAAGATGTGATGGAGGATAGTTTCCTTCGTTACTCCATGAGCGTCATTATTGATCGTGCACTACCTGATGTTCGTGACGGATTGAAGCCGGTGCATCGCCGTATTCTGTACACTATGGGCGAGCAAGGGTTGCGTCCGGGCGGTAAATTTGCGAAATCAGCGCGTATTGCCGGTGAAGTTATGGGTAAATATCACCCACACGGTGACTCATCGATCTACGACTCAATGGTGCGTCTTGCTCAGGACTGGGTAATGCGATACCCGCTTGTTAATGGACAGGGTAACTTCGGTTCGATGGATGGCGACCCAGCGGCCGCCAGTCGATACACCGAGGCTCGTCTTGGTCGTGCTGGTAATGAACTACTTACGGATCTCGACAAGGAGACGGTGGACTTCCGTGATAACTACGACGGCTCCGAACAGGAACCTTCAGTACTTCCGGCAAAGCTTCCAAACCTGCTTTTGAACGGTCAGGTTGGTATTGCTGTTGGTATGGCTACGAATATTCCGCCGCACAACCTCGGTGAATTGGTAGATGCGACTATCGAAATGATCGATAACCCTGAAGCGACCCTCGACGATCTTTTGAAGCATGTTAAGGGTCCTGATTTTCCAACAGGCGCAATCGTGTACGGGGGCACTCCTATGAAGCAGGCCTACCAAACGGGGCGTGGAAGCGTTATGGTGCGTGCAGTTACGAATATCGAGGAGACGAAAAAAGGCCGCAGCCAGATTATCGTGACCGAAATGCCTTATGCTGTAAATAAAGCAACGCTTATTGAAAAGATAGCTGAGCTTCACAAAGAGAAGAAAATCCAAATTGCTGACCTCCGTGATGAAAGTGCACGTGGCAAGGTTCGTGTTGTTATTGAGCTTAAGAAGGACGCTTATCCTAAGAAGGTTCTTAACCAGCTATTTAAGCTAACGGCGTTGCAAACGAGTTTTCATTACAACATGCTTGCGCTTATCGACGGTATTCAGCCGCGCGTCCTTGGTTTGCAGGAAATCTTGAGCGAGTTCGTTAAGCATCGCCAACATGTTGTTCGTCGTCGAACTGAATACGAACTACGCAAGGCGAAAGACCGCGCTCATATTCTCGAAGGCTACAAGATTGCCCTTGATCACATCGATGAGGTCATTCGTATCATTCGTGCAAGTAAAACAAGCGAAATTGCCGAAAAGAGTTTGATTGAGGCATTCAAGCTTTCAGAAATCCAGGCGAAATCAATCCTTGCCATGCAGCTGCGTCGCCTAACTGGACTTGAACGCGAAGCGATCGAGAATGAATTGGCGGAGCTCTTGAAGTTGATTGCTGAGCTAGAGGCAATTCTTGCCGACGAGAAGGAGATCCTTAATATTATTAAGGCCGAACTTCTAGAGATGAAAGAGAAGTATGGGGACGAGCGTCGTTCGCAGATGATTAATCATGAACTTGGTAAGTTTAGTGATGAGGAGCTTATTCCTGAAGAAGAGTCTGTTATATTGCTTACAACAGAAAACTACATTAAGCGTACGCTGGTGAGTGAGTACCGTCGTCAAAACAGGGGCGGTAAGGGTAAGCGAGGCATGACGACTAAGGAAGAAGATATTATCGACCAACTTGTTCCGGCAAGTACCCATGATTATCTTCTGTTCTTTACGAATAAGGGGCGCATATTCCGTCTTAAAGCGTACGAAGTGCCAGCAGCAAGCCTTCAGGCAAAGGGCGTAGCGGCGGTTAACCTCCTGCAGCTTCAGCCGGAAGAGAAGATCACTTCGATTATTCGTCACGCCAAAGACGCGAGTGATGAAGGATATCTCTTTATGGCGACAAGCAAGGGAACTGTAAAAAAGACGCCGTTGAAGGATTACGCTAATATCCGTACGAATGGCCTTATCGCCATTAAGCTCGATGATGGAGATGAGCTCCGTTGGATTAAGAAAACCACTGGTGAGAATGATGTAATTGTATCAACATCGGCTGGACAGGCAGTACGCTTTAATGAAACCGACGCGCGTCCAATGGGCCGTGCCGCCCGTGGTGTGCGTGGTGTTCGATTGCGACCGAACGACTGGGTTGTAGGAATGGATATTGTCGATGATGACGCTCACAGCCTTCTTGTTATTAGTCAAAATGGTTACGGTAAGATTACTAAGATTGCTAACTTCCCAAGTCACAAGCGTGGTGGCGTAGGCATTAAGGCTGCTGTTGTGACTGCAAAAACCGGTCCTATTATATCTGTGCGAACTATCGACCCCGAGGCAAGTGAGGTTCTTATGATCTCAAATAATGGACAGACGATCCGCGTAGGACTAAAGGATATTCCGACTCTTGGTCGAACGACGCAAGGTGTTCGTGTAATGCGATTAAGTGAGGGTGATGCGGTATCTTCTCTTGGGCTTATGCCTGAACAGCAGGTAGTTGAAGAGGACGAAGCCTAA